The Alteribacter populi genomic sequence TAAATGGTAACCCCTCGAATTTTTTGATTAAGTAATACCGCTACAATTGTTGATAAAAATATACTTACTGGCACAGCAATCCCTGTGAATATAATTGTATTTTTTAGTGCTATTAACACATTTGGATCTTGAAACAACCTCAAAAAATTATCTAGCCCTGTCCAAGTCTTTTGTCCAAAAGATCCGTACTCCGTAAAAGCAAGGTATATTGTATAAAAAATAGGTCCGATATTGAAAATAAATAGCCCAAGAAAGCAAGGGGCTATAAAGCAATAAGCCCAGAGATAATCCTGCTTTTTCATAGGTGATACCTTTTTAAACTTCTTCCTATTCGATCTTTGCTTATTAAACATAAAATCTCCCCTGTGTAGATAATAGAAGGTCAGCAAAATTGAACTGACCTCCACATTATTATTCGTTTGCAAGGATCTCCTCAATTTCATTAACCATTTCGTCTACTAACTCTTCGACCTCAACTTCACCAGTCCATGCTTTATTTAAGTAATCTAGTTCTATTTGTTGCCAAGTTCTAGTCTGTAATGAGTTCGGAAGTGGTTCAGCATAATCTAATTGGTCAATAAATGCTTGAGCATTAAAATTAGGTAATGATTCTACCCATTTTGTTTCAATACCTTCATAAGCAGGGATAACAGTGCCAGATTCTGCTTGGATTTCTGCTGCTCTTTCAGACCCAAGAAACTTCAAAAATTCCCAAGCTTCATCAGGGTGTTCAGTGTGACTAGAAATGACGTTTCCTAGCCCATGAATGATCGTGGACTTTTCTTTTCCAGAAGGCAGTTGAGCAACATCTACTCGGTCTTTAGTGTATTCATTGGTAGCAAAAACTGGAGCAAACCAAGAACCACTTACAAACATTGCAACATTTCCAGATTCGAACATACTCGTTGGTGGATTATCTGTCATTTGTTGTATAGATGGTGAAACCTCATATTTATGAATTAAATCCACCCAAAATTTTATGCCTTCTATCCCCTCATTGGTGTTGTGTCCAGCAGTATTATTCTCAGTGTCAATTACATATCCACCCGCCTGATAAATTGTGTTATAAAAACCAGATTGTGAGTTTAAATGGGCTGCAATTCCATAAACACCCTCATCTACATTGGTTAGCTTTTGTGCTGCTGCAATTAATGAATCCCAATCCCAAGATTCGTCAGGATAATCAATAGATGTCTCATCAAAAAGTTCCTTGTTATACCATAATCCAATCGTGTCATAATCTTTTGGTATTGCGTATTGATTCTCGTTGACATTGTATAATTCCAGTAGAGCCTCTGGATATGGTGATAAATCGTATGAATCCTCTTCCACTCTCTCAGATATTGGGAGAAGCATATCATTTTCTGCAAATAACTTAACATTTGGACCATTCATCCAAAAAACATCAGGTAGCGATTGACCTGTACCAGCAATCTCTAATGAGTCCCAGTACTGAGAAAAAGGTGTGTTCTCTAATTCAATGGAAATATGGGGAAATTCTGTGTTAAATTCTTCAATAATTTGCTCTAATGCAGGCATTTGATCCAAATCCCAGACCATGTAAGATAAAGTAACATCTTCATTTGTTGACTCACTTCCACTAGTTTCCTCACTTTCTTGAGAGCAACCTGCTACTAAAAGTAATACTCCAGCAAATAAGAAACATAGCTTTTTCATTTAATCATCTCCTTACGTTATATATTTAACGTTAAGTTTGTATGGCAAGAACTCACTTACGCCGCATTTTGGAATAAATTCTCAATAAATAGATACAAAATTGAAAAAAGACATCTTCGTGTAGTGATTGGTGTTCAGTGAATAACTACTTATCACCCTCTCTCACAGCAGTACTCAAAGGCTCGCCTCCTTTCTATCCACCTCACAAATTAGTTCACTCTCAGTGTTGATTCTTGACTGACATCGACTACTTTTCCTCCAGAGCGAATGGATTCTGTTGCTGCACACCCAACGGCTACACTCATCCGTCCCGCAAAAGGCGTAGTTAAAGGTTTTT encodes the following:
- a CDS encoding ABC transporter substrate-binding protein translates to MKKLCFLFAGVLLLVAGCSQESEETSGSESTNEDVTLSYMVWDLDQMPALEQIIEEFNTEFPHISIELENTPFSQYWDSLEIAGTGQSLPDVFWMNGPNVKLFAENDMLLPISERVEEDSYDLSPYPEALLELYNVNENQYAIPKDYDTIGLWYNKELFDETSIDYPDESWDWDSLIAAAQKLTNVDEGVYGIAAHLNSQSGFYNTIYQAGGYVIDTENNTAGHNTNEGIEGIKFWVDLIHKYEVSPSIQQMTDNPPTSMFESGNVAMFVSGSWFAPVFATNEYTKDRVDVAQLPSGKEKSTIIHGLGNVISSHTEHPDEAWEFLKFLGSERAAEIQAESGTVIPAYEGIETKWVESLPNFNAQAFIDQLDYAEPLPNSLQTRTWQQIELDYLNKAWTGEVEVEELVDEMVNEIEEILANE